The genome window TTCAATAAGAGACTCGCGACTTTGGTCTAATTGTTTAAATTGATTCATGCGTGAATTTATTTTTTCCCCATTTAGTTCTTCCTGCATGTTTTGTATATTATTTTAGATACTAATGATAAAAATAGAAGAAACTGTTTGTTTACATAATATTATTATGATGAATTAAAAACTTGTCTAATTATGAGGGTTGACACAACTGTTATATCTGTATATACTGACTATATACAGATATAACAGTTGAAAGGTGTTTCTAATGAATATTTTTATCTCCAATTCCTCAGAGGAGCCTATTTATTTGCAAATAGTAAAGCAAATAAAAGAGCAAATAGTAGCAGGTGAACTAAAAGAAACACAATCTCTTCCTTCTATTAGAAGTCTTGCAAAAGAACTTAAAATTAGCGTTATTACAACTAAAAGAGCCTATGATGAACTTGAAAAAGACGGTTTTATTGTTACAGTCGCTGGAAAGGGCTCATATGTTGCAGCAATAAACAAAGAAATACTTCGTGAAAACAAATTGACAACAATCGAGGAACATTTAACAGAAGCCAGCAGTACAGCTAAGCTAATCGGGTTAACATTAGAAGAATTACAAGAAA of Niallia circulans contains these proteins:
- a CDS encoding GntR family transcriptional regulator yields the protein MNIFISNSSEEPIYLQIVKQIKEQIVAGELKETQSLPSIRSLAKELKISVITTKRAYDELEKDGFIVTVAGKGSYVAAINKEILRENKLTTIEEHLTEASSTAKLIGLTLEELQEILKIIYKG